The Lutibacter sp. Hel_I_33_5 genome has a window encoding:
- a CDS encoding ABC transporter ATP-binding protein: MIQSKKISKKYGKAEVLNIESLDIPTGESFGLVGNNGAGKTTYFNILLDLIRPTTGKIINNNVEVNKSEDWKTFTGSFIDESFLIGYLTPEEYFEFIGDLRGMNKADVTKFLAQFDEFFNGEILGKRKYLRDLSKGNQKKAGIVAAMMGNPQVIILDEPFANLDPTTQIRLKKMIKEITDNREVTLLISSHDLTHVTEVCERIVVLDKGNVVKDIKTSTKTLKELESYFSV, encoded by the coding sequence ATGATACAATCAAAAAAAATATCAAAAAAATACGGGAAAGCAGAAGTGCTTAATATAGAATCATTAGACATACCAACTGGAGAAAGCTTTGGATTGGTAGGAAATAATGGAGCAGGAAAAACAACTTATTTCAATATCCTTTTAGATTTAATTAGACCAACAACAGGAAAAATTATAAATAATAATGTTGAAGTAAATAAAAGTGAAGATTGGAAAACCTTTACGGGGTCATTTATTGATGAAAGCTTTTTAATCGGCTATTTAACACCAGAAGAATACTTTGAGTTTATAGGAGATCTACGAGGAATGAATAAGGCAGATGTTACAAAATTCTTAGCACAGTTTGATGAGTTTTTTAACGGAGAAATTCTAGGAAAGAGAAAATATTTACGCGATTTAAGTAAAGGAAATCAGAAAAAAGCAGGAATTGTAGCTGCTATGATGGGAAATCCACAAGTAATTATTTTAGACGAGCCTTTTGCCAACTTAGATCCAACAACGCAAATCCGTTTAAAAAAGATGATAAAAGAAATTACAGATAACAGAGAAGTAACGTTATTAATTTCTAGTCACGATTTAACACATGTAACGGAAGTTTGCGAGCGTATTGTTGTTCTTGACAAAGGAAATGTAGTAAAAGACATTAAAACATCAACAAAAACTTTGAAAGAACTAGAAAGTTATTTTTCGGTTTAA
- a CDS encoding DUF5687 family protein, whose product MISKFLNLEWKQYFRSSHWQSGIALKVIMVFFALYLIVSFLAIGVGGYYFIKKMYPEADPLQMVNSYLVFAILGDLIFRYLMQKLPIMNIKPLLFLPIKKSKLVHYVLGKSSFSFFNFMGLFFYIPFAIVLIKEGYIISGVLGWLVTMILIIQIANFINFLINKSNIALGAIVVLLASLIGLQYYNIYDVASFGGRIFDAIYNTPLYCLIPLVALIIVYYLNFKQLSNQVYLDEAVNKKVEEANSVDLSWADKLGDVAPFIKNDIRLIWRNKRTKTVFLMSFLFLFYGLIFYTLDAYKNSLPMLMFASLFVTGGFTLNYGQFIPAWDSAHYKMLMSQSFRYRKFLDSKWVLMVTMTTILYLLSFPYLYFGTNIFLMITAGAIFNIGFNSLFLLYAGSFNRKRIDLTKGGFGNTQGTSATQFIIIIPLMLFPMLLFWVFDKFVGHNSGFIVVAAVGIISLLLKNYAMNFIEKKYIKDKYAMINAFGKES is encoded by the coding sequence ATGATTTCAAAATTCTTAAATTTAGAATGGAAGCAATATTTCCGTTCGTCTCATTGGCAATCAGGTATTGCCCTTAAGGTAATTATGGTGTTTTTTGCACTGTACTTAATAGTTTCTTTTTTAGCTATTGGAGTTGGAGGGTATTATTTCATTAAAAAAATGTATCCAGAAGCAGATCCTCTGCAAATGGTAAATTCTTATTTAGTTTTTGCAATTTTAGGTGATTTAATTTTTAGGTATTTGATGCAGAAATTACCAATAATGAATATCAAGCCTTTATTGTTTTTACCCATCAAAAAAAGTAAACTTGTCCATTATGTTTTAGGAAAATCTTCTTTTTCGTTTTTTAATTTTATGGGTCTGTTTTTTTACATCCCTTTTGCTATTGTATTAATTAAAGAAGGATATATAATTAGCGGAGTATTGGGATGGTTAGTTACCATGATTTTAATCATTCAAATAGCAAATTTTATTAATTTTTTGATTAACAAAAGCAACATAGCTTTAGGAGCAATTGTTGTTTTATTAGCTAGTTTAATTGGATTACAATACTATAATATATATGATGTTGCCAGTTTTGGTGGTAGAATTTTTGACGCTATTTATAACACCCCTTTGTATTGTTTAATTCCACTTGTTGCTCTTATCATAGTTTATTATTTAAATTTTAAACAACTAAGTAATCAAGTATATTTAGATGAGGCAGTAAATAAAAAAGTAGAAGAAGCAAACTCTGTTGATTTATCTTGGGCGGATAAGCTAGGTGATGTGGCGCCATTTATTAAAAATGATATTCGATTAATTTGGAGAAATAAAAGAACGAAAACAGTGTTTTTAATGTCTTTCCTATTTCTTTTTTATGGATTGATTTTTTATACGCTAGATGCATATAAAAATTCATTACCAATGTTAATGTTTGCTTCGTTATTTGTTACAGGTGGCTTTACACTAAATTATGGTCAGTTTATCCCAGCCTGGGATAGTGCACACTATAAAATGCTAATGAGTCAGAGTTTTAGGTATCGAAAATTTTTAGATTCTAAATGGGTCTTAATGGTTACAATGACAACTATTTTATACTTATTAAGTTTTCCTTATTTATATTTCGGAACTAATATTTTTTTAATGATTACTGCTGGAGCTATTTTTAATATTGGTTTTAATTCATTGTTTTTATTATATGCTGGTTCATTCAATAGAAAAAGAATAGATTTAACAAAAGGTGGGTTTGGAAATACACAGGGAACTAGTGCAACACAATTTATTATTATTATCCCGTTAATGCTTTTCCCAATGCTTTTATTTTGGGTTTTCGATAAGTTTGTCGGTCATAATTCAGGGTTTATTGTAGTTGCTGCAGTCGGAATTATTAGCCTTTTATTAAAAAATTATGCAATGAATTTTATTGAAAAAAAATACATTAAAGACAAATATGCTATGATTAACGCATTTGGAAAAGAATCATAA
- the trxA gene encoding thioredoxin — translation MTENLTKETFLEKVFNFEENKEWKFEGKVPALVDFYADWCGPCKMLAPVLEKLSEEYGEKINIYKIDTEAQPELSAAFGIRSIPSMLFCPAEGEPQMANGALPKPELERIIADVLKVEK, via the coding sequence ATGACAGAAAATTTAACAAAAGAAACATTTTTAGAAAAGGTTTTTAATTTTGAAGAAAATAAAGAATGGAAGTTTGAAGGAAAAGTACCAGCATTAGTAGATTTTTATGCTGATTGGTGTGGACCTTGTAAAATGTTAGCTCCAGTTTTAGAGAAGCTTTCTGAAGAATATGGAGAGAAAATAAACATTTATAAAATTGATACCGAAGCGCAACCAGAATTATCTGCGGCGTTTGGAATAAGAAGTATTCCTTCTATGTTATTTTGTCCTGCAGAAGGAGAACCACAAATGGCAAATGGAGCCTTACCAAAACCAGAATTAGAGCGTATTATTGCCGATGTTTTGAAGGTAGAGAAATAA
- a CDS encoding DoxX protein encodes MNSKVTTIAQYVLGVAMLIFGLNKFFGFMPAPDLPLKAKIFMTALDSSGYIFPLLGVFYILAGILLVTKKAIPFALLILVPVSINIVAFHLKLDPKGVLFALIIATLNGYLIYAHWDRFKSLFN; translated from the coding sequence ATGAATTCTAAAGTAACTACAATTGCACAATATGTATTAGGTGTAGCCATGCTAATTTTTGGATTAAATAAGTTTTTTGGGTTTATGCCAGCACCAGATTTACCTTTAAAAGCAAAAATTTTTATGACTGCTCTAGATAGTAGTGGGTATATTTTTCCGCTTTTAGGTGTTTTTTACATTCTAGCCGGAATTTTACTAGTAACTAAAAAAGCAATACCATTTGCTTTATTGATTTTAGTACCTGTTTCTATAAATATTGTTGCTTTTCACTTAAAGCTAGATCCAAAAGGAGTATTATTTGCCTTAATTATTGCCACTCTAAACGGATACCTAATCTATGCTCATTGGGATCGATTTAAATCTTTATTTAACTAA
- a CDS encoding prolyl oligopeptidase family protein, translating into MKKLIIPILCTIILQSCKEEQKQRNIDVNYPETAKKAVIDTIFGTEVIDNYRWLEDDRSKETEAWVKAENEVTFNYLDKIPYRSQLKDRLEQLWNYEKVGTPFIEGDYTYFYKNDGLQNHYVLYRKKDDGKEEVFLDPNTFAEDGTTSLGSVSFSKDGKTLAYSISEGGSDWRKILVMDAESKTIKEDTLVDVKFSGISWYKNEGFYYSSYDKPKGSELSAKTDQHKLYYHKLGTSQKNDPVIFGEKASEKHRYVGGYLTEDDKYLVITASTSTSGNKLFIKNLSDNNSKLITVINNFDSDTYIVESRGSKLYLTTNLNTPNRKVITVDAANPTQENWKDFIPETENVLSLNSGAGYFFAKYMVDAVSKVLQYDFEGNLIREVKLPGVGSAGGFSGKAKAKELYFSFTNYNTPTSSYKFNPKDGTYTSYWKPAIDFNSDDYESKQVFYASKDGTKVPMIITHKKGIKLNGKNPTILYGYGGFNISLTPSFSITNSVWMEQGGVYAVPNLRGGGEYGKKWHVAGTKMKKQNVFDDFIAAAEYLIKENYTSSDYLAIRGGSNGGLLVGATMTQRPDLMKVALPAVGVLDMLRYHTFTAGAGWAYDYGTADDNKEMFDYLKGYSPVHNVKEGVSYPATMVTTGDHDDRVVPAHSFKFAAELQDKQTGNNPTLIRIETNAGHGAGTPVTKTIEQYADIFGFTLFNMGFDRLPNPPKSKIKG; encoded by the coding sequence ATGAAAAAACTAATCATACCTATTCTTTGCACCATTATTTTACAATCTTGTAAGGAAGAACAAAAACAAAGAAATATAGACGTGAATTATCCTGAAACAGCAAAAAAAGCAGTTATAGATACTATTTTTGGAACCGAAGTTATTGACAATTATAGATGGTTAGAAGATGATAGAAGCAAGGAAACAGAGGCTTGGGTAAAAGCAGAAAACGAAGTTACATTTAACTACCTTGATAAAATTCCATACAGAAGTCAATTAAAAGACAGGTTAGAGCAACTTTGGAATTATGAAAAAGTTGGGACACCTTTTATAGAAGGAGATTATACGTATTTTTATAAAAATGATGGATTACAAAATCATTACGTTTTATATCGTAAAAAAGATGACGGTAAAGAAGAAGTTTTTTTAGACCCAAATACCTTTGCAGAAGATGGAACAACTTCTTTAGGTTCAGTGAGTTTTTCTAAAGATGGAAAAACGCTTGCCTATTCTATTTCTGAAGGCGGTTCTGATTGGCGTAAAATATTAGTTATGGATGCCGAATCTAAAACCATAAAAGAAGACACCTTAGTTGATGTAAAATTCTCTGGAATATCTTGGTACAAAAACGAAGGTTTTTACTATTCTAGTTACGATAAACCTAAAGGAAGTGAATTATCGGCAAAAACAGATCAGCACAAATTATACTATCATAAATTAGGAACATCACAAAAAAATGATCCCGTAATTTTTGGTGAAAAAGCATCAGAAAAACATAGATATGTAGGCGGTTATTTAACAGAAGATGATAAGTATTTAGTAATTACAGCTTCAACCTCAACTTCAGGTAACAAGCTATTTATCAAAAATTTATCTGACAATAATTCGAAATTAATAACAGTTATCAATAATTTTGATAGTGATACATATATTGTAGAAAGTAGAGGAAGTAAATTATATTTAACAACTAATTTAAACACACCCAATAGAAAAGTAATAACCGTTGATGCTGCAAATCCAACCCAAGAAAACTGGAAAGATTTTATTCCTGAAACAGAAAATGTCTTGAGTTTAAATTCTGGTGCTGGGTATTTCTTTGCCAAATATATGGTAGATGCAGTTTCTAAAGTATTACAATATGATTTTGAAGGAAACCTTATTAGAGAGGTCAAACTTCCCGGAGTAGGTTCAGCCGGTGGTTTTAGCGGAAAAGCTAAAGCAAAAGAATTGTACTTTTCATTTACCAATTATAACACACCAACCTCTTCGTATAAGTTTAATCCGAAAGACGGAACCTATACTTCTTATTGGAAACCAGCAATCGATTTTAATTCTGATGATTACGAAAGCAAACAAGTCTTTTATGCATCAAAAGATGGTACAAAAGTTCCGATGATTATCACCCACAAAAAAGGAATAAAGTTAAACGGAAAGAATCCTACTATCTTATATGGTTATGGCGGATTTAACATCAGTCTAACACCAAGTTTTAGTATTACAAACTCTGTTTGGATGGAGCAAGGCGGTGTGTATGCTGTTCCTAATTTGCGAGGTGGTGGTGAATACGGAAAAAAATGGCATGTTGCAGGAACTAAAATGAAAAAGCAAAATGTTTTTGATGATTTTATTGCGGCTGCTGAATATTTAATCAAAGAAAACTATACATCTTCCGATTATTTAGCAATCCGTGGTGGCTCTAACGGAGGATTATTAGTAGGTGCGACCATGACGCAAAGACCTGATTTAATGAAAGTGGCTTTGCCTGCGGTTGGAGTTTTAGATATGTTACGTTACCATACATTTACAGCTGGAGCTGGTTGGGCGTATGATTACGGAACTGCCGATGACAACAAAGAAATGTTTGACTATTTAAAAGGATATTCGCCAGTACATAATGTAAAAGAAGGGGTGTCATATCCTGCAACTATGGTTACAACTGGAGATCATGATGATAGAGTGGTACCTGCACATAGTTTTAAATTTGCTGCTGAATTGCAAGACAAACAAACTGGTAATAACCCAACATTAATTAGAATTGAAACCAATGCAGGTCATGGTGCTGGAACTCCGGTTACAAAAACAATTGAACAATATGCAGATATTTTTGGATTTACATTATTTAATATGGGGTTTGACCGTTTACCAAATCCACCAAAAAGTAAAATAAAAGGATAA
- a CDS encoding ABC transporter ATP-binding protein, translating to MLKVNTISFSYDDDKPVLSNINFSLKKGEHLCVMGESGCGKSTLLKVIYGLLDVNNGDLFWNETQILGPEHHLVPGMDFFKYVAQDFDLMPFISVTENIKKFLSRFYPEEAQKRTVELLEVIEMTEFANEKVKNLSGGQQQRVAIARALAKEPELLLLDEPFSQIDNFKKNSLRRKLFGYLKEKNIACIVATHDGNDALSFADNMIVIQNNRIIANDAPKNLYTNPTIKYVATLFDDVNEIVIDGKTILLFPHQLKVVENSNLKAIVKKSYYKGSYWLIEAELDGNKVFFNHASNLKKEEKVKLLFIKR from the coding sequence ATGCTAAAAGTTAACACTATTTCTTTTTCTTACGATGATGATAAACCTGTTTTATCAAATATCAATTTCTCTTTAAAAAAAGGAGAACATTTATGTGTGATGGGAGAAAGTGGTTGTGGAAAATCGACACTTTTAAAAGTCATTTACGGATTATTAGATGTTAATAATGGAGATTTATTTTGGAACGAAACTCAGATTTTAGGACCAGAACACCATTTAGTCCCTGGAATGGATTTCTTTAAATATGTTGCTCAAGATTTTGATTTGATGCCGTTTATTTCTGTTACCGAAAACATTAAGAAATTTTTGTCTCGTTTTTATCCTGAAGAAGCTCAAAAAAGAACTGTAGAATTATTAGAAGTCATAGAAATGACTGAGTTCGCAAACGAAAAAGTTAAAAATTTAAGTGGCGGACAACAACAACGTGTTGCCATAGCAAGAGCTTTGGCAAAAGAACCTGAATTATTGCTGTTAGACGAACCTTTTAGCCAAATAGATAATTTTAAAAAGAACTCTTTACGCAGGAAATTATTTGGGTATTTAAAAGAAAAAAACATTGCCTGTATTGTTGCAACACATGATGGAAATGATGCTCTTTCTTTTGCCGATAACATGATTGTGATTCAAAATAATCGAATCATCGCAAATGATGCTCCAAAAAACCTATATACCAATCCGACGATAAAATATGTTGCAACGTTATTTGATGATGTCAACGAAATTGTTATCGACGGAAAAACTATTTTATTATTCCCACACCAATTAAAAGTGGTTGAGAATTCTAACCTTAAAGCGATTGTAAAAAAATCGTATTACAAAGGTTCTTATTGGCTGATTGAAGCTGAATTAGATGGAAATAAAGTGTTTTTTAATCATGCTTCTAATTTAAAAAAAGAAGAAAAAGTAAAGCTTCTATTTATTAAGAGATAA
- a CDS encoding 3-oxoacyl-ACP synthase, protein MKIKQELFNQCKNYVNQRLKTVEKIISDNQKALGSETKSSAGDKHETGRAMLQLEMEKAGQQLMGIQQMKEVLVRIDFSKTSKNIRLGSIVKTNKVNYFLSISCGQLTVENETYFAISSASPIGKLLLGKELNDVFVFNGNTIKIEGIS, encoded by the coding sequence ATGAAGATAAAACAAGAACTTTTTAACCAATGTAAAAACTATGTAAATCAACGTTTAAAAACGGTTGAAAAGATAATTTCTGACAATCAAAAAGCACTAGGTTCTGAAACTAAAAGTTCTGCTGGTGATAAGCATGAAACAGGAAGAGCTATGTTGCAGTTAGAAATGGAAAAAGCTGGTCAGCAACTTATGGGAATTCAACAAATGAAGGAAGTATTGGTTAGAATTGACTTTTCTAAAACTTCAAAAAATATACGTTTAGGAAGTATTGTAAAAACGAATAAAGTAAATTATTTTTTATCTATTTCTTGTGGTCAATTAACTGTTGAAAATGAAACTTATTTTGCAATTTCTTCAGCTTCACCAATAGGAAAACTATTACTTGGAAAAGAACTCAATGATGTTTTTGTTTTTAATGGAAATACAATTAAAATAGAGGGAATTAGTTAA
- a CDS encoding FAD-binding oxidoreductase, which produces MNYSYWEIKEWFTNIDFTVVGSGIVGLNCALTLKNKHPKANILIIEKGMLPQGASTKNAGFACFGSLSELIDDLKTHSEKEVFNLVKKRWEGLQLLRQNLGDKNIDFQQNKGYELFLDEALFEECLSKKESINTILKPLFNDNVFTVDNNIFNFNNIHKNYITNQFEGQIDTGKMATQLLSLAKKSGIKIINNCTVEKFIENGDQVAVKTNQVEFKTNKLLIATNGFANQLLNENVQPARAQVLITKPINNLKIRGTFHLDKGYYYFRNIDNRILFGGGRNLDFKAEETTDFGVTETIQNKLEDILKNIILPNTDFEIEHRWSGIMGVGNQKKIIVNQLSTNVFCGVRLGGMGIAIGSLIGKELAELT; this is translated from the coding sequence ATGAACTATAGTTATTGGGAAATAAAAGAATGGTTTACTAACATTGATTTTACGGTTGTTGGTAGCGGAATTGTAGGTTTAAATTGTGCTTTAACTTTAAAAAACAAACACCCAAAAGCGAATATTTTAATCATAGAAAAAGGAATGTTACCGCAAGGAGCTAGCACAAAAAACGCAGGTTTTGCTTGTTTTGGAAGTTTATCTGAACTGATAGACGATTTAAAAACACACTCTGAGAAAGAAGTATTTAATTTGGTGAAAAAACGTTGGGAAGGTTTACAATTATTACGACAGAATTTAGGAGATAAAAATATCGATTTTCAACAAAATAAAGGCTATGAATTATTTTTAGACGAAGCTCTTTTTGAAGAGTGTTTGTCCAAAAAAGAATCGATAAACACCATATTAAAACCTCTTTTTAATGATAATGTTTTTACAGTTGATAACAATATTTTTAACTTTAATAATATTCATAAAAATTATATTACTAACCAGTTTGAAGGACAAATTGATACAGGAAAAATGGCTACGCAGTTACTTTCTTTAGCTAAAAAAAGTGGCATTAAAATTATAAATAATTGTACCGTAGAAAAGTTTATTGAAAACGGAGATCAGGTTGCTGTAAAAACAAATCAAGTTGAATTTAAAACGAACAAATTATTGATTGCAACCAATGGTTTTGCAAATCAGTTATTAAATGAAAATGTGCAACCCGCTAGAGCGCAAGTATTAATTACAAAACCGATTAATAACTTAAAGATTAGAGGAACTTTTCATTTAGATAAAGGCTATTATTATTTTAGGAATATTGACAATCGGATTTTATTTGGTGGCGGTAGAAACCTTGACTTTAAAGCGGAAGAAACTACCGATTTTGGAGTTACAGAAACGATTCAAAATAAACTAGAAGATATTTTAAAAAATATCATTTTACCGAATACCGACTTTGAAATTGAGCATCGTTGGAGCGGAATTATGGGTGTTGGAAATCAAAAGAAAATCATTGTAAATCAATTATCTACTAATGTTTTTTGTGGAGTTCGTTTGGGCGGAATGGGAATTGCTATTGGTAGCTTAATTGGTAAAGAGTTAGCAGAATTAACATGA
- a CDS encoding GNAT family N-acetyltransferase, with product MKIIRINSKNQDFINLLKDLDAFLKVTDGDEHDFYNQYNNIDVIKNVVVIYNDEIPVGCGAIKHFNDDSMEIKRMFVSSDGRGKGFAQGIIKELEIWTVELGYKKCVLETGKRQVEALKFYKKCGYNQIPNYGQYKDAENSVCFEKTI from the coding sequence ATGAAAATAATAAGAATCAATTCCAAAAACCAAGATTTTATCAATCTTTTAAAAGATTTGGATGCATTCTTAAAAGTTACTGACGGAGATGAGCACGATTTTTATAATCAGTATAATAATATTGATGTTATAAAAAATGTGGTGGTTATTTATAATGATGAGATTCCTGTTGGTTGTGGAGCAATAAAACATTTTAATGACGATTCGATGGAAATAAAAAGAATGTTTGTTTCTTCGGATGGAAGAGGAAAGGGTTTTGCTCAAGGAATAATAAAAGAACTTGAAATTTGGACAGTTGAATTAGGCTATAAAAAGTGTGTTCTAGAAACAGGAAAAAGACAGGTTGAAGCGCTAAAATTTTACAAAAAATGTGGTTATAATCAAATTCCGAATTATGGTCAATATAAAGATGCAGAAAACAGTGTTTGTTTTGAAAAAACGATTTAA
- the dinB gene encoding DNA polymerase IV, translating into MKCQEPFRKIIHVDMDAYYASVAQLDNPELRGKAIAVGGGGTRGVISAASYEARKFGVKSAMSGVLAKQKCPHLIFVKTDFARYKEISTKIREIFHEYTDLVEPLSLDEAYLDVTENKKGNPSANDIAREIRARIFEETGLRASAGISINKFIAKVASDINKPNGQKTVHPEEVIQFLEELPVNKFYGVGKVTAAKMYNLGIFKGIDLKLKSIEELTKLFGKSGAHYFNIVRGIHNSKVKPNRIRKSIAAERTFNENISSEVFMMERLEKIAEELERRMVSTNTKGKTITLKIKYSDFTQQTRSKTISKFIQKKEDFLPIVKELLYQNKLENSVRLLGISFANLDTEKKEPVWVQLQFEF; encoded by the coding sequence ATGAAGTGTCAAGAACCGTTCCGTAAAATTATTCATGTAGATATGGATGCCTATTACGCGTCGGTAGCACAATTGGATAATCCTGAATTAAGAGGAAAGGCAATTGCTGTTGGTGGAGGAGGAACAAGAGGTGTAATTTCTGCAGCTAGTTATGAGGCACGTAAATTTGGTGTAAAATCGGCTATGAGCGGAGTTTTAGCGAAACAAAAATGTCCGCATTTAATTTTTGTAAAAACAGATTTTGCACGTTATAAAGAAATATCAACTAAAATCAGGGAAATTTTTCACGAATATACAGATTTGGTTGAGCCTCTTTCTTTGGATGAAGCTTATTTGGATGTTACCGAAAATAAAAAAGGGAATCCTTCTGCTAATGATATTGCTAGAGAAATTAGAGCTCGAATTTTTGAAGAAACTGGGTTACGAGCATCAGCAGGAATTTCCATCAATAAATTTATAGCCAAAGTTGCTTCTGATATTAACAAACCTAATGGGCAAAAAACGGTTCATCCAGAAGAAGTTATTCAGTTTTTAGAAGAATTACCTGTCAATAAATTTTATGGGGTCGGTAAAGTTACGGCTGCAAAAATGTACAATCTAGGGATTTTTAAAGGCATCGATTTAAAACTAAAATCAATTGAAGAACTAACAAAGTTATTTGGCAAATCTGGTGCGCATTATTTTAATATTGTTCGAGGAATTCATAATAGTAAAGTAAAACCAAACCGAATAAGAAAGTCAATAGCAGCTGAGAGAACGTTTAATGAAAATATTTCTTCGGAAGTTTTTATGATGGAGCGTTTAGAGAAAATAGCTGAAGAACTAGAGCGAAGAATGGTAAGCACAAATACGAAAGGAAAAACCATTACATTAAAAATTAAATATTCAGACTTTACTCAACAAACTAGAAGTAAAACGATTTCAAAATTCATTCAAAAAAAAGAAGACTTTTTACCAATTGTTAAAGAGTTATTGTATCAAAACAAACTAGAAAATTCTGTTCGTTTATTAGGCATTTCTTTTGCTAACTTAGACACAGAAAAAAAGGAGCCTGTTTGGGTACAATTACAATTTGAATTCTGA
- a CDS encoding carboxypeptidase-like regulatory domain-containing protein — translation MKHYFFLLLFCGISVISFSQKITGKVLDNETNEPLLGVAIYYDNTSIGVTTDDNGEFSIIFKNLKTSLVFSYLGYQTEKIITYNPNESIEISLKRSNENLDEVVIYSKGWTREMMLKEFTKHYFGKTLNGKSCQLMNPEELKLRYDSKKKSLNAYSKSPLTFRNVRLKYLITVELEVFELYYKYVSKSLKTKTLDYVHYLGSNFYTSMQPNPTKETKKIRKETYRGSVLHFMRAIANKSLAKDGYSIFVAGVPVKAGRYINSYKDDFSEFIKVRLKMPLTIRYKNEFISQIKSFTEYFTIDSFGNHAPTDLVRFGGYLGGQRMGDTLPLDYLHKNRN, via the coding sequence ATGAAACATTACTTTTTTTTATTGCTTTTTTGTGGAATTAGTGTTATTTCTTTTTCTCAAAAAATAACAGGTAAGGTATTAGATAATGAGACAAATGAACCTCTTTTAGGTGTTGCTATCTATTACGATAACACAAGTATTGGAGTCACAACAGATGACAATGGAGAGTTTTCTATCATTTTCAAAAACTTAAAAACCTCTTTAGTTTTTTCTTATTTAGGGTATCAAACAGAAAAAATTATTACATATAATCCTAATGAATCTATCGAGATTTCATTGAAGAGAAGTAATGAGAATTTAGACGAAGTGGTTATTTATAGCAAAGGTTGGACACGAGAAATGATGTTAAAAGAATTTACCAAGCATTATTTTGGAAAAACTTTAAACGGTAAAAGCTGTCAATTAATGAATCCTGAAGAACTAAAGTTAAGATACGATTCAAAAAAGAAATCATTAAATGCCTATTCTAAATCACCTTTAACTTTTAGAAATGTTAGGCTAAAGTATTTGATAACTGTAGAACTTGAAGTTTTTGAATTATATTACAAATATGTTAGCAAATCATTAAAAACAAAAACATTAGATTATGTTCATTACTTAGGAAGTAATTTTTACACATCAATGCAACCCAATCCTACAAAAGAAACAAAAAAAATAAGAAAAGAAACCTACCGTGGTTCTGTTTTACACTTTATGAGAGCTATCGCTAATAAAAGCCTTGCTAAAGACGGTTATTCAATTTTTGTTGCTGGAGTGCCTGTTAAAGCTGGAAGATATATAAATTCATACAAAGATGATTTTAGCGAATTTATCAAGGTGCGTCTAAAAATGCCTTTAACAATAAGGTATAAAAATGAATTTATTTCTCAAATTAAATCATTTACCGAGTACTTTACTATTGATTCTTTTGGAAATCACGCACCAACTGATTTGGTAAGATTTGGAGGGTATTTAGGAGGTCAAAGAATGGGCGACACTTTACCCTTAGATTATTTACATAAAAACAGGAATTAA